From a single Daphnia pulex isolate KAP4 chromosome 2, ASM2113471v1 genomic region:
- the LOC124209660 gene encoding cysteine and histidine-rich protein 1-like — MADVNLASSSEVVIESRDSIETGNEAFEPASKKQRKEESNVEKTKNADERLETRLGGILCCSVCLDLPSSAVYQCSNGHLSCVGCFNHLLADARMRDETATCPNCRTEISKTLSSRNLAVEKAVSELPAQCRYCSNEYSRNTVEKHEKELCEERTTMCKFSRIGCQWRGPFHEVVVHESVCVHPHRSGGELMEYLLNMDGNHQEEKKLYGTLFDLLSFEKIAFSDVQLKPYRTDEFIHKLYYETSRFYAFSHQWVIKARINADQKDPTQSSERGISYQLILKSKATSPITLYFLMLRGPFGEMQVQPKIYHFEFSESNCESPLVAFPLTDSAECNKVLSGKAINCRLIMFMCPK, encoded by the exons ATGGCCGACGTAAATTTAGCTAGCTCTAGTGAAGTCGTCATCGAATCAAGAGATTCTATCGAAACAGGAAACGAAGCTTTCGAACCAGCTTCAAAAAAGCAGCGTAAAGAAGAAAGTAACGTTGAGAAAACTAAAAACGCAGATGAAAGATTAGAAACTCGACTAGGGGGCATTTTGTGTTGTTCCGTTTGCCTGGATCTGCCTTCGAGCGCAGTATATCAA tgCTCTAATGGACATTTGTCATGTGTTGGTTGCTTCAACCATCTGCTAGCAGATGCTCGTATG AGAGATGAGACTGCAACATGCCCCAACTGCCGCACAGAAATCAGTAAAACTTTGTCCTCCAGAAATTTGGCTGTTGAAAAAGCTGTTTCTGAGCTTCCAGCACAATGCCGCTATTGTTCAAATGAATACTCTAG AAACACTGTTgagaaacacgaaaaagaacTGTGTGAGGAAAG GACAACTATGTGCAAATTTAGTCGGATTGGTTGTCAGTGGCGTGGTCCATTCCACGAAGTCGTG gttCATGAATCTGTCTGTGTTCACCCACACAGAAGTGGTGGTGAGCTAATGGAATATCTTCTCAATATGGATGGAAATCAccaggaagagaaaaaactctATGGAACTTTGTTTGATTTGCTATCATTCGAAAAAATTGCATTCAGTG aCGTTCAGTTAAAACCGTATCGAACTGACGAGTTCATTCATAAATTGTACTATGAAACCAGCCGGTTTTATGCCTTCAGCCACCAGTGGGTAATCAAAGCGCGCATCAACGCAGACCAAAAGGATCCTACTCAATCATCGGAACGTGGAATAAGTTACCAG TTaatattgaaatcaaaagcCACCAGTCCCATCACACTTTACTTTCTCATGCTACGTGGACCATTTGGGGAAATGCAAGTTCAACCCAAAATCTATCATTTCGAGTTTTCCGAATCGAATTGTGAAAGCCCGTTGGTGGCCTTCCCACTTACAGATTCAGCTGAATGCAACAAGGTTCTTTCGGGCAAAGCAATCAACTGCCG GTTGATCATGTTTATGTGTCCCAAATGA